Below is a genomic region from Phacochoerus africanus isolate WHEZ1 chromosome X, ROS_Pafr_v1, whole genome shotgun sequence.
TTCCAGTCATATGATGAGCCCACTGGGGACAGGTTTTTATCTTGCTCTCAGGGAGGCAATGGTGATGTGGTAAAGGACATGGTCTCGGATCCCAGGAGGCTTGGGTCCAAATCTGGGCTGATCCTTcatagctgggtgaccttgaacaaattattTAAGCTCCCACTGCCTCGTTTCCTCATCCATAACTGTACTTTTCTTACATGGTCCTCGCAAGGGCTGAGTGAGTTAAAACGTAAAAACAGAAGAGAATGCCTTGCAGGTAGtaagagcagagggaaaaaaatcctgtatTACATAGCTTAAGTGTTTTTCCCAATGCAATTAAAGCAGCTAAGTTTTCTATTTTCCCTGCAGATAAAATACTGAAGTACTGGAGATGAAggattattttattagatttttgtGGAAGAGACACTTGACTATCTAAAACACTAGTAAGACTGTTAAGGCGGCCTCTTTTTTGCTAGCAAGAATGAACTTAGCTTTCTCTAAGGAGCAGGTGGCCATGGTGCTATTTCAGGAGGCAACACATAACCAAAACCGAACACAATATTGGTATCAGAGGAGAGGTGGCAGAAGCAGGAACAGGACAGAAGCTGGAGACAGTCTGTCTAGCAAGGAACCTAATGTGTTTCTGttacttttaagaaataaacaaaagttcTTTAGGAGAATTGGGTATTTCCCCAAACTTTGCTCAAAACAGCAATCTGGAATggaataacagatttttttaaacgtATCATctatataaacaaatacatattctCTATGCAGATATACATACCTGAACTTCATGAGCTGAGCAGTATTTTCTCTCTGGAGTCCGATTTCCATTATCTCTTTGGTCTGTGTCTTGACCTCTGACTTGGAGTAGGGTGGGAAGCCACTAAAAACTTGAGTCTTCTGCTATTTCCTGTTCCTCCACAGTGTACTCATTTTTAGGTATGCAACATTATTTATTCTATTGAGATTTTGTCATATAGGGCATCAAACAAATTGCTAAAGGATAAAAGTACATGCATTTTGAATAAGATCTGCATTCTGAAGACgtatttacttttctttggtATCTGTACTCCCTGCATCTCACCTGGGGCCTAACATAGCACAGGACATGGGATGACCTCCCTATACAGTTGCTTTGAAGAAAGACAAACTCGAGGATTTTATTTCAAGGGTGACACACCCGCTTCTTCATGAGTGTGGCAGTTGCTCTGAGTTCCCAACCTTGATGAgaatcattaaaaggaaatacacaAAGACCACCAAATGGTAACCTGAAACAAAGCTGCCTTTATTGCTTGCCTGGGAAGGGAGCATAACATCACTCAAGCACAACTTCAGCTGGTGTCTCCAAGTGGTACTTGAGAGGACCAGAGGGAGGGCAAAAGGCAGGAGGAACACAAAACCCAGGGGGATTCTGAGTTCGGGTGTCGGGCTGGCTCCCAAGGCTGGGTGTAAACTCTTCTTTGCAACTGGTCGTTGCGCTGCTTCACTTCTCAAAAGCTCAGGCACCATTCCTGAAGGTGTCCAGCGTGGGCTACATCGGCCTCTGATGGGTCCAGTGTCACCCCGATGGCATCCCTGCCCCGCTGGCATCAAGTCAACCAAATCTTTCCTGAACAGGGTCAGTAGCAGATTCGCACAGCTGGGTTAATTGAGTAAGACTCACCGGTCACCTGTCTCTTCACTCATCTCTTTTGGACCCGCCAGacccaatttccttttctttccccttagGGCAAAAGGCAGAGAAACGTCCACGTgtacttagaaaaataatttcatgtacACGGGTTGTCCTTCAGTGCTGGaacaggacaaaacaaaagaGGCAGATACTTGTACAGAAATGTTCTGGCCACACTATTCACAGCAGCCCAAAGGTGGGAACAACTCCCATGGACATCAGCGGAGGATGGAGCAACAAAACGGGAGGTACACAAACAAGGGGATGTTAttcagccccaaaaagcaagagAGGTACAGGTACGTGGTACAACGTGGGGGCGCCTCGAAAACATTCTGCCAAGAGGAAGGGACCAGACAGAAAAGGTCACACCGTCTTGGATTCCATTTTTAGGAAAGAGCTAGAATGGGGAAGTCAGGCCATGGAGACAGAATGCAGACGGGTGGTTTTCaggcagggggagaggaagaCAGGCAGTGAGTGCTGAATGGGGACAGAGATTCCTCTTGGGGTGATGACAATGTTTTGGAAACAGAGGCGGTGGTTGCACAACCCCGTAAAAGCAGTAAATGCCGCTGAATTGTACACTCTAAAATGACTGTTTCTTGTGTAAATTATACCACAATGAAAAAACACACAACCACGAAAAAGGAACggacaaaagaaaacagaaaccgtCAGGGAGCTTTTGAGCCCCACTGCAACAAGAAAGGAGGACAGAAGAAATGAGGAAGCAGGGACGGCTGAACACCTGGTGACCCCTCAGCAAGGGAAGGGTaaaggcggagggggaggggctccGCTCCAGACTCTGACCAGGTGGGAAACCCTTGAAAAGCAAACAGATAAACTCCTTGCCAAATGTCCAGCCGTTTACCTTCTGCAAGGAACCAGACTCTCAAAACTGTAAACGATTttggaaggagagaaaacaacATCCCAGAAGGGCCTCTTCAAGGCCCGTGACTGCAGCCTGGGCTCCGCGGGGACACCGGGTGCAGGTGGGGTCTTTGGAAGGGCTGAGGACAACCATGGGGGCAGGTGCCTCGAACCCATGCTGCACTCTTGCAGGCCCCGCACGGCCTCAGTATGACAGTGACGAGCATCCTTTTGGGGGCAGCGttagccttttctctttttttccccaagacaaATGTGGAAAAACTGCATTTCATAAAATGTGCAAAAAACGTGTAAGCTACATAGACAAGTACCCAAGTGCATTCTTGTGAAAGGCGTCTCTCATATTTCATGGCTCGCTTCGGCACACATTACACACAGTGAAACCCTCTGTCAGAAGCCAGGAGCCTCCTGTGGCACGCTCGCCAACACACATGGACCTGGAGGACAGGATGCTGAGTGAAACGAGCCAGTCCCCAAAGGCAAATCCCCTCTGATTCCCACTTCCGTGGAGTATCTAAAGCAGccagactcagagacacagaaaggagagggccaggggccaggggctgggggagaggggaatgggGAGTGGGCTCCGTGGGGCAGAGTCTGGCTTCTGCAAGAAGAAAACAGTCCTGGAGATCCACTGTACAACAGACTGAATCCACGTAACACTCCGGAGCGGTCCACTGAAACACCATCAAGACGGTAAGTCTCCTGTGATGTGCTAGTAACTCACCTAAAAACGTTAAACCATTGGCCACGTCAAAACAGGCCTGATTTTGACTTTACCGCTATTGGGGGTTTATTGCTTTAGCGAAGTTAGAGGCTTCGGGAGTGTCGACTGACCCTAGCTGGGATCTGGACACACTGGAGAACCGCACACTAAAAATAGTTGTGTCGACAACCACCACCAAAGCAATGGCTTAGGCCAAACAGTCCCAGTTTATTCCATCACCCCTCTGTTTCTATGTAAAAAGGGTGGGGTCGAGTGTCTGTATCAACTCTGTACATCCTGCAATATAAAATAAGCACAAAccaaaccaaccccccccccccacccgccccctgaGTGAGGTCGAAAGGCAGAGTCGCCTGGTCTCCGCAGCTGTGCTCTGCAGGAGAAACGAAGGCAGCCTCAGGGCTGGGAGGCGGCCTGCGGGCCTCTGCTCTCTTGGCCTTCGGCTGGGCTGGCGGCTTGCTGGCCCTGAGGGCGCTGCCCTGGCAGCTCTGCGAAGGCTGTGGCCCGGGCCGGCGCCGCCTCGCCCGGCACGAGCCGCAGGCGCACCTGGGGCCGCGGAGCCGCTGGGGGCCCGGCCCGCCGCGGGGGGAGGCTCGGCCCTGGGCGGCCGCGGCCGGAGCCGAGGCCCGGCTGAGGCGGCAGCGCGGCCCGCGGCTGCAGGAAACCCTGGGCTCCACCCAGGTGAACCACCACCGCCTGCGGCACGGGGGGGACCGGGCCCTGGCCGCCAGAAGCGCGGGACCTTGAGCCCAGGGCCGGGGGCTGCCCGgggcgcgcggcggcggcggggcgcggCGGGGACGGCGGGCGAACCAGCTGGAAgagccgcggcggcggcggggcctgCTGCCCGCTGCTCCAGAGGAGCGGACCGCGGGGCAGCTGCACCAGGGTCAGGGGCTCCACACCCACAGGCCCTTTCACCAGCAGCTGGACGCCTCCGCCTCTGCGACGGGCGGCGGGGGGCCGCGCTCCGGCCGGGGCCGGTTCTCCGGGGGCAGAGCCTCTCTCGGAGGCCGGGCCTGCGCCGCCGGGGCCCGCCACGCCGGGGCCCTTTGGGCCCGCGGAGGCGGCCGTCCCCGGGGCGCCGGGGGGCCTCTGGGAGGCACCTGCAGCAGACAGGGCGGCGGCAGGGATCCAGCTGACTCGGTGCAGCTCCACAAAGGAGTTCTGGAAGAGACCTGGCGGCCTGGGAGCAGGGGCAGGCGCCGGAGATGCCAGAGGGCCGCCCGCCTGCTGAGGAGTCAAAGGGTCACCCCGCGGGCTCTGTCCTGCCCTCCCGGGAAGTCTCTGGAGTGGAGGCGGGTGTCTGGCTCCCCTGCCCAGCGCTGAAGACACAATGCACGTGATCTGAGGCTGTTCTGGTTCTTTCCCCGGAGGGGGCCTGAGACCCGCTGGGCCATCGGAGCTGAGCGACATCTGCGCTGGACACTGGGCGCGCTCCTGGACCACTTCCTCCGTCTGACTGGCCACCTGCCCAGCATCAGTCTTGGGCCTGGGCAGGACACTGTTGGAATGCTCCCCCGAGGACGAGTCGGGGGGACACAGCTCTCTCTCCAATGTGGCTTTTTGACAGGCGCTTTGTCTAGGGGCCCTTTGCCCAGAGGCAATTGAATTATCAAGCTGCTGCCCAGTGGTCTGCCTTGTTGCCTGGGACTGGTAGCCAGCCTCGCACCCAAATACAAAACCATCTCGTGCCTCCTTCCTGGGCCAGACTGTTGGCTGTGAGTCATCACATCCGACAGCCTTCTTCCCCTTGGCATACTTCTCCACATCCACCTGAGAAGGTACCGCCAAGTCACAAGGTCTCTGTCTCCACGTGTCTACACAACTGCCTGCTTGAAAAGCTTGGAGGCCATCGCGCTCACCTGTTTtactctctcttatttttttgcaAGAAGCCAGTACTCTTAGCTCAGGAGGAGGTGGACACTGAGACAGCTCCTGCTGCCGATTCAGCGAGGCCATGGCATACCTCTTGAAGCTCCTTTTCATGGGAAGAGTGTTCAGCTTTTGCTTGTTGTAGAGCAGTCTGTTTGCAGTGCAGGCTACGGATACAGAAGGGTCTAGACACAGGGGTTCAGCTGTAGCCAAGATCAGCTGGCTCTCAAGCAAAAGTCTGTCCTCCTGGGTCCATTTCTGGGTATCGCTGGTTATGGCCTGTACATCGCAGACTAAAGTCTGCATCGTGGGGCGTAAGAGAATATGCCTGCTTTGGTAGCCGGGAGGGAACTTCCCACTGGACTGCCTGTAGTCCCGTATTTCTGCTATGACACACCCACGATGAAAAAGGTTAACGGGAGACTTTTCCAAGAGATCCACCAAAACGGGAGGTAATTCTTCTGCGTCCAAGTATTCGAGCAGTTCCTTTTCTTCATAAGGCAGTCGAATGCTCTCTGAATAGGATCCATTTTTTCCCTTGAGCATCAGCGAGTAGCCCTCCTTTCCTGGGTACAGGTTGACCACCAAACATGGCAAGGACTCTCTCCTAACAAGCTTCTCTAACAGGTTCACGTTGCTTCTCAGCTCCTCTGTAACCTCAGGCTCTCTTTCACATTCTTCAACATAAATGTCGTAAAGTTTTTCATGGAGCGACGGCTTCCCACTGGATGAGTATTTCCTTTTCGGCGGTCTCTGTTGGGCCCTTTCGGTAACATATTCCGCATGATCCAAAGCTTGTTCTAGAGCTCGCTGCATTGTGGTGCAAAACGGGGGCCCTACAAGAAGAGAATACGTGTGCTGATGAACTTCGAAAACCCTAGGTTAAAACCTTGTGTGCAAAATCGACGCACATTACTGCAAACGCAGCCACTCCGCAGTGGATAGACGAGCCTTACCTCAAAATGGAGACTGAGAAACCTGCCCCCGAAGAGGCAGCGCGCTAAATACTTGCAATTTTCGGAAATTCCTAAAAGGCTGTGAGCTTATCCTGCGCTGAGTCTTGCTTGCAGTGCTGCAGATGGGCCGGAAGTGCATCGCCGGGCTTTTGGTGCCCGCACCGCCCCCCatacgccccccgcccccccgttcCCGCGCATCCCGGTGTGCGCATGCGCAAGGCTCAGGCCTCAGCCTTCTCTTGCCTCCCAGGCTCAGTGCCAACAGTCTGCACTTCCGGTGCTGCTGCTTGCTTTTCCGCTGTGGGCTGGGGCTCGCCAGGTTTTTCTGTTCATAgaacttggttttttgttttgttttgttttgttttgtctttttgccttttctagggccgctcccacggcatatggaggttcccaggctaggggtcaaatcggagctgtagccaccggcctacgccagagccacagcaacgcgggatccgagccgcgtctgcaacctacaccacaggtcacggcaaccccggatctttaacccactgagcaagggcagggaccgaaccgcaacctcatggttcctagtcggattcgctaactactgcgccacgacgggaactccatgttcataGAACTTTGAAAGCGGGCGCCCCAAAGTACAAGCGGACAACAAGAAAAATCCATACTTCTTAGGTGCGGCTTTAGTACACACCACTTTATTGAGAAATGCAGTTGCTGGCAAGGTCATGGAAGGTGGTCATTTACTTTCTCCGCGATCAGGTCCCTAAGAATTATTCACTGTGTTTTGGAAGCCCTTGTTTGCTCTCAATGGCAGGACTGCTCCTGGTGTCTGTCACCAATTTAACACACCCAGAGAGTCCCCATTCCTAGCTCTTGCCTACATGGAGGTCTGTTGTATTCGGTGCATCAGAATCCCCTAGAGATGGCCTGCCTGATGGTTTTCATAGAGATGGGCATATAACGTGACATTCTTTTACCCAAGAGTTACCTTTTATTTCCCTAGGTACTACAAGAAGGGCTTTATAGTTGTATAAGTGTGTGGTGGGTAGTTACATTGTGGTTTACAGTTTAGGATTAAACTGTTTAAAAAGGTGGTTTGCATCTGATAGGGTTGAAAAGTATTGTTCCAGGTGATGgcagtgcaatttttttttttagttttattgaagtatagttgatttacaaggctctgataatttctgctgtacaacaaagtgacctggtcatatatatatatacatatacacacacacgcacacacacacatatccattctctctcagattcttttcccacatagattatcccagaatactgggtggagttctctgtgctatatagcaggtcacCACTGGCTAATCGTTGCATATAGCcactgtgcatatgccaatcccaaagccccagtccaaGAAGTGCAGTTTAAATGATCACTCTAACTGTAGACCATAGTACCGTCTTCATGGTGGTTTATAGCGAGAGGATTGAGGCCTCGGTCATTTACGGGCCATTGTTTTCCATTAATATTGTTGCCTTGAAATCTGCCAGCCTTTCTGGGCAGGTTTTCTAAGGAATCGCTTGATGTTTAGATGTAGACATCATGATAATATGGTATTCTTTGTGAAGAGTCACAGATGAGAAGAATTCAAGACAAAATGGTAAAACTCCTGAATTATAGACCACTGTAAGAGTTTCTCTAACCAATAGCCATTATGGTAATTACATATTGTAGTAGATACTGTCTGTTCAAAGAGGATTAaaaactcctgggagttcccttgtagcacagccggttaagaatctggcattgtcactgaagtggctcaggtggctgccatggagcaggttccatccctggctaccaacttccatatgctgccggcacagccaaaacaaagcaaaacaaagcaaaacaaagcaaaacaaaaagtcaactcCTTGACTAAGTGTTCCTTAAATATGTGCCTTGTTCAGGAATAGACAAGAATAATTTTCTCCTGGCATGTCTGCTATCTTTGGCCAAATGCCTCCAGTCATGCCCCAGTATCAGCGGGTGGCTGATTCCAGGACCCTTCCCACAGATATTAAAACCCACAGATGAGATgactagattaagaagatgtggtatatatacactatggaatactactcagccatcaaaaagaacaaaagaatgccacttgcagcaacacgggtggacctagagagtctcatactgagtgaaggaagtcagaaagacaaacagcatatgataccacttatatctggagtctaataaatggcacaaaggaacctttctaacagaacagaagcagactcatggacttggagaacacacttgtggttgccaagggggagggggagggggagggagcgggttggactgggaatttggggttagtagatgcaaacttttgcatttggagtggataagcattgagatcctgctgtatagcacagggaactatatctagtcattgtgatggaacgtgatagaggatgatgtgagaaaaaagactatttacacacacacatatatatatgtatatgtataaccggtgcctttgctgttcagcagaaattgacagaacattgtaaatcagctataatagaaacaataaaaacatgACAAAGAAAACCATCACAAACCCTGTAGATGCTCACTCCCTTTCAGTAGGCCCTCCTATCCCTACCTCCAGTTCTCTGTCCACAGATTTAATAATATGCCATCCAGGGTGGGTTGAAGCCACCAGTGCAGAAAGCACGGATACAGAAGGCCAGTGTACTTGTTGGAGCTTCaggatgggggggtgggtgggcttGAAATGAGTTTCGTGTCTTAATCCTTTTGAGCATCCCTCCCTGTGTCTCTTTTCCCACCACCTGCCCACAGTTGGGCTCAGTGTAAGACTGGGGAGTCAAGCCATAGCTTGCTCTCCACGCATCCAAGTAGCCAACTTTAATAAAGCCCAAATCCATGAAAGAAACATGAGCTCTGACCCTCACTCAAAGCACTGCCCAGTCTTCCGCCTTGAATAAACGAGCTTAGCTGCCTGCTGGCCTCTGGCAGGCTGCTCAGCAACCATGATGCCTTCACCTTCGGTCCCCAGGAATTTACTGTGTGTTGGGTCTGAGAACGTGTCAGTGTGTAGCAGCAGCATTCCCTTTAGCTGGAGAAGCAAACCAGAAAGGGAATTCTCCGCTTTCGTGCGGATCCAACTAGGTTATGCTGGGGGAGCAGTGGCCCCGTGGCCCTGTgtgggggtcaggttatcctgcCAGAGAGTAAAGGCGTCCAAGCCTTTGGGGGCTGCTCCCGGCCTGCAGACTAGACCCCCAGCTTCTCAGCCTGCCCGAGGAGGAAGGCTGGGACTGGGGTGAGGCCCCCAGGGGCCTAGGGTACAGGATGCAAGGAGACCCCACCCTCGGGTTGTGCACGTCCCAGCAGGGTGAGTGCCCTGGATGCCTCACTCTCCTCACCTGGTCCCAGCCCTGCAGGCAGGCCCCTCACCACCTGGCACCTGCCTCCTTCccactcctctctctgccctctctccTGTGCCTCCCGTGCTTCCTGTGCTCTGAGCGTGGTCTCTGTGCTCTTCAGGGCTCTGGGCCCTCTCTGCCTAGTCACCTGCTGCTCTCCACCGGTCTGTCAGCTCGGATACCCGCTCCTGACTTCCAAGAAGCACAcctccttctctctgctcttctgCCAAATCACACATGCTGTAGGCCTTACGCCAGCCGGGCTTCCCCAAAGGGAAGGCATCCAGTGTTTGCGCCGCCCTCCACACCCAGCCTCTGGATTCTCTGAGGGCAGACACGACGCCTCTGCCATCTTTATTTGGTCACCAACTTGGTCATAACTTGGCACACAGCGGGCGCAAGGATGCAGGAATGATTGACCCCGAGTTACTCTAGTTATTGCACCTCAGGCTCACGTAAGTCAATATGTGATCTCCTTTTTGGAGACGAGAAAAGTACCCAGAGCCAGGTCTGCCGCCTCTTGGGCTGTACTGTGCCAGGGCGTCTGAGCCTTGGCCCCAGGGACCTTGCTGTGCACTGGGAGGTGTtaggcagcatccctggccttccccacTGGATGCCATTGcactcaccccccgcccccgcccccgccccccggtgcGAGACCCACAAGTGGCTCCTGCTATTGCccaatatgccatgggggcaAACTCGTCCCCCTGGTTCGGAGCTGCTCAGTGCCCACATACTCCGGGAGCCATGAGCCTGATCCCAATGCAGCCCCTAAGGGGACGTCCCTGGGTCCCCTGCCTCCGCGGGGAGGTGTGTCTGCCCACCCTGCCTCGGGGTGGACTAGATGTGCAGCCGTGACGGTGTCTTTGGTCGGGATCCCCGGCAGCAAACCCTGACAAGAGGATTCAAGTGCAGGGCGTTTCTCTGCGAGCTCACCCCACCCAAGAAACACTGGCCAGGGGAAGGGCGGCTGAGTCAGGGACGGGAAAGAAGGCCATCCAAGGCCCCGCCCGAAGTGGGCAGAAGGCTGCTCGAAGCAGCAGCCAAGCAAATCCTGCAGGAGGCAGGGCAGAGCCAGCCTCAGGCTGTCCCCCCCTCGAGGCAAGGAGGCTGGGCCCCGGATCCTTGTGGTCCCCTCTCTCTCATGGGCTCAGGCCCGTCCTGGGAGCAATGTTTCCTGTCACTCTGGGCTGCCGCCTGCGGAGCCGCCCATGCTGATGAGGCCTGGAATGCCCTTGCAGAGAGCGTCCCGAGGACTGGGGGAAATCCTCTGTCCGCGTGGACAGAGTGGCAGGTACCGTGGGGAGATGGCGGGGTGCCCCCCGCATCCGCTCCCCCTGGGCTGAGAGAAGTGGAAGAAGGCGGCCATTCATTGCTGATGACGTAGAGAATGTGCCGAGTCACACATCTGGGCCCGTGCAGCGGAGAACCTGTGCTCCATCAGGGGAAAGGGGCTAGTTCCTGTGCGTTTCTTGCCCGCTCTTAACGCCCAGCAGGCCGACACTGGAGAGCGTGACCTAGTCCTTCCTTCCCACCAGGAGGAGCCCGGGCTACCTGGCCCCGGGTGCGCTGGCTGAGGCTCTGTCCCTGGCTGAGCGTGTTTTCCAGGAGCTTTAGTTGGCCTGGTCAAGCTCCGCACGGCTCAGCCATCCCTTGCACTTGGGCTCCCTAATTGCCGGGTCTTTGCACAAGATGAGGTTTTGAAGAATTGTTCTCAGTGCAGACCCTCCTTGGAGCACATTAGCAAGCGCGCTGGCTGAGTATAAGGATCCAGctgctgccctccccctgccctccagcAGCTCAACATAGATGCACATGCTGAGAAAAGTCATGGCCAGATTAAGACATGCTAGAGGAGGAAGGGACTGAATTAACCGCAAGATCACTTAGCTAGTTCACAATAGTCAACTGGTTTGTTGTAGAGAACACTGAGCTTTAGGTCTAGGTTTTGCCACCTCTCTCCTGCTGTAGCTAATTAGAGGGACAAGCTACAGCCTTGAAATGACAAGGATGAAGGATTGGGGAAGGTGAAGAGACTTTGCTTGTTGGTCTCATCTCCGCTTA
It encodes:
- the LOC125117965 gene encoding transcription factor SPT20 homolog; the protein is MQRALEQALDHAEYVTERAQQRPPKRKYSSSGKPSLHEKLYDIYVEECEREPEVTEELRSNVNLLEKLVRRESLPCLVVNLYPGKEGYSLMLKGKNGSYSESIRLPYEEKELLEYLDAEELPPVLVDLLEKSPVNLFHRGCVIAEIRDYRQSSGKFPPGYQSRHILLRPTMQTLVCDVQAITSDTQKWTQEDRLLLESQLILATAEPLCLDPSVSVACTANRLLYNKQKLNTLPMKRSFKRYAMASLNRQQELSQCPPPPELRVLASCKKIRESKTGERDGLQAFQAGSCVDTWRQRPCDLAVPSQVDVEKYAKGKKAVGCDDSQPTVWPRKEARDGFVFGCEAGYQSQATRQTTGQQLDNSIASGQRAPRQSACQKATLERELCPPDSSSGEHSNSVLPRPKTDAGQVASQTEEVVQERAQCPAQMSLSSDGPAGLRPPPGKEPEQPQITCIVSSALGRGARHPPPLQRLPGRAGQSPRGDPLTPQQAGGPLASPAPAPAPRPPGLFQNSFVELHRVSWIPAAALSAAGASQRPPGAPGTAASAGPKGPGVAGPGGAGPASERGSAPGEPAPAGARPPAARRRGGGVQLLVKGPVGVEPLTLVQLPRGPLLWSSGQQAPPPPRLFQLVRPPSPPRPAAAARPGQPPALGSRSRASGGQGPVPPVPQAVVVHLGGAQGFLQPRAALPPQPGLGSGRGRPGPSLPPRRAGPPAAPRPQVRLRLVPGEAAPARATAFAELPGQRPQGQQAASPAEGQESRGPQAASQP